Proteins encoded in a region of the Esox lucius isolate fEsoLuc1 chromosome 9, fEsoLuc1.pri, whole genome shotgun sequence genome:
- the LOC105005714 gene encoding calmodulin-regulated spectrin-associated protein 3 isoform X2, with protein sequence MDDAGEMRKTSTVPEIKPLDQYDFNRAKVCASVRWLLAKSYGSAENVPVELRDPLYRDQYNQEHLKPSVSKLLLSPELYCRTHALLHGASQPAAQGPPGDNSALLQLLTKRGLLPWGQDGAVTESDLVHTPIKTTAHLVLIDALMSLAAMETVGKVKMAAEADHMGGGAPWENALLFWVNRLNQKLRESTEEQDAPEAPTCTDLQPVQPAHAIAFCLKESGNKPPVIRYRKDKVQSKQTPTFPLVSGVKDLSNGCAIAAVLHYYCPELLPLEDVCLKDTMSVADSLYNLQMIKDFCETSLQSCCPLALEDLLYAPPTLHVNIMTFVSDLLGWFEVQKPDFVKPLQPIDLTDASGLLDCTSPVSGNSNSGSPSFIFKQPFVPISSPMSPEGNMWTKKQISRPLSAVTFSIPFGLDSDVDVVMGNPVRSASSDSLTAGVPATMTSSGMKSSGMTRVPYSPPEDLSHLVSSSAPKHSSWGPHAHSHTPPLGELPTIEEALQVSHAPGGGKGGAERGGGGGKGERGGEKKAVKRPEPRLRPEGAPAGFFLHSPEDNLTQLSSSAPCHTGMLYRPIRVDGGEGKRPRGGDGEKGEMDDRGRRSSKGSRDDDSVLRDGSMDSSEASDDAPRNAPGNVRPAHGRQGNGSVNNTGGGSPRMTSFAERRDRRRQSGMPGEESVTNPATPALSGPNPGTPTLHASSNPGTPTLHASSNPGTPGRQASPGGRHPEPGTEAWELGVRLEEKRRAIEAQKRRIEAIFTRHRQRLGKTAFLQLKREQGEGGGEGEEDPIPLEERLTRMEEQLKEEEEKEEREKGKEKAEEGSSRLLPRLEKQVTFSVDTRKGAGNVEVPEQGGGAVLGECNEVVLKLTEALRSLQDDMQKLTRQQQQLMGQRTTPKTTPKTTPRTPPKTPNKCLTPTKSPTRTPTKSPTPTPTKSLSKAWMIPAGVKPSSPANNGSRKGHAHLSSTPPKTPMSSSCPAPRTKIHSSSSSAPRSPKHHPRTSHPHPRPSELKFPPSTRVLTPAQHVDSLPHLRRVSPSQCQVQTASSFRIGSPRTPKDPPPAPVPRPEESASDTGSGETPTQFSLELEELEGGGGGLPVFPQNKRGPPGGGGSSSGAPSECSFESETLSLSAAYCGGGMEAGGSGAGGRTGGEAGGKRCSLMEVSLSSLGGPEGGSDEPTDTEGQEFFSDSMSDHTEPTSGEPMEPSDSLEPIVEPRVTAVEPRVKMTQNTELLEHTMEPVEQTDLEGKGGLGFFFKEDVRCEDEMAQRRAALLERQQKRTEELKKRYENDRESRPRSAEELRGCLPHTPPTSCTPAPAAGVPSLTPPSTPGRRGDFTRREYAHRQQIRIMADLEKVLQQKHNNQGRGSIKKPRPRPQSVTREESQLSRSPAKGPMGSKLTKVYSHSSLNLAATTDDSGNMAPDQTAPDQTAPDQTAPDQTAPDQAAPDQAAPDQAAPDQAAPDQVAPDNNVPDKSITRPSNKPSQPDSPCRLMSPSRLVNQNGDKDWENESNGSSPSIPEYTGPKLFKEPSFKSNKYIIHNALSRCCLAGKVNETQKNKIMEEMEKSPANHFLILFRDSNCQFRAVYTMSPEADELVRLAGVGPRVISPALVESIYKYSSDRKQFSCIPSKTLSMSVDAFTLPGHLWHGKRPSTPKKSGTPK encoded by the exons ATGGATGATGCGGGTGAGATGAGGAAGACGTCCACTGTGCCGGAGATAAAACCGTTGGATCAGTACGACTTCAACCGAGCGAAGGTGTGTGCGAGCGTCCGGTGGCTACTTGCGAAGTCTTACGGTTCGGCAG AGAATGTCCCAGTTGAGCTACGGGATCCTCTGTATAGAGACCAGTATAACCAGGAACATCTAAAGCCCTCCGTCTCCAAGCTACTACTGTCCCCAGAGCTGTACTGCAGGACCCACGCCCTGCTCCATGGGGCCTCCCAACCCGCTGCCCAGGGGCCCCCGGGGGACAACAGCGCTCTGCTACAGCTTCTTACCAAGAGAGGCCTTTTGCCCTGGGGTCAGGATGGAGCCGTCACAGAGAGCGACCTGGTTCACACGCCCATCAAGacg ACAGCTCACTTGGTCCTGATTGATGCGCTGATGTCACTAGCTGCCATGGAGACGGTGGGCAAGGTTAAGATGGCGGCAGAGGCGGACCATATGGGGGGCGGAGCTCCGTGGGAGAATGCCCTCCTCTTCTGGGTCAACCGG TTGAATCAGAAGCTGAGAGAAAGCACAGAGGAACAGGACGCACCTGAAGCTCCTACCTGCACAGACCTGCAGCCTGTTCAGCCAGCC CATGCCATCGCTTTTTGTTTGAAGGAGTCTGGGAATAAACCTCCAGTG ATCCGCTATAGAAAGGATAAGGTTCAGTCCaagcagactccaacctttcctcTGGTGTCAGGAGTGAAGGATCTGTCTAATGGTTGTGCAATAGCTGCCGTTCTTCACTACTACTGCCCTGAGCTGCTGCCGCTGgagg ATGTCTGTCTGAAGGACACCATGTCGGTGGCAGACAGCCTCTATAACCTGCAGATGATTAAAGACTTCTGTGAGACCAGCCTGCAGAGCTGCTGCCCCCTAGCCCTGGAGGACCTGCTCTACGCCCCGCCCACACTGCAC GTGAACATCATGACCTTCGTATCTGACCTGTTGGGATGGTTTGAGGTGCAGAAACCCGACTTTGTCAAGCCTTTGCAGCCAATTGACCTGACAG ATGCCTCAGGTTTATTGGACTGCACCAGTCCTGTCAGTGGAAACAGCAACAG CGGATCGCCTTCTTTTATCTTCAAACAGCCGTTTGTCCCAATATCCTCACCTATGTCACCTG AGGGAAACATGTGGACCAAGAAACAAATCAG TCGTCCTCTCTCGGCTGTGACCTTCAGTATTCCATTCGGTCTGGACAGTGACGTGGATGTCGTCATGGGCAACCCTGTGCGTTCCGCCAGCTCTGACAGCCTGACCGCCGGCGTCCCGGCCACGATGACCTCATCGGGCATGAAGTCATCGGGGATGACACGGGTTCCCTACAGCCCCCCCGAGGACCTGAGTCACCTTGTCAGCTCCTCTGCCCCGAAGCACTCCTCCTGGGGCCCACatgcgcactcacacacacctccccttgGCGAGCTGCCGACCATCGAGGAGGCCCTGCAGGTCAGCCATGCTCCTGGAGGAGGGAAAGGAGGagcagaaagaggaggaggaggagggaaaggagagCGGGGAGGGGAGAAAAAAGCAGTAAAGAGGCCAGAGCCCCGCCTGCGTCCGGAAGGTGCTCCCGCTGGTTTCTTCCTTCATTCTCCTGAAGACAACCTCACCCAGCTGAGCAGCTCCGCCCCCTGTCATACCGGAATGCTTTACCGGCCAATAAGAGTGGACGGGGGTGAGGGGAAGAGACCGAGAGGGGGAGAcggggagaagggagagatggatgatAGGGGGAGACGTTCCTCGAAGGGCTCAAGAGACGACGACTCGGTCCTCCGCGACGGGAGCATGGATTCCTCTGAAGCCTCCGACGACGCCCCTAGAAATGCCCCTGGCAACGTCCGCCCCGCCCATGGTCGTCAAGGAAACGGAAGCGTCAACAACACTGGTGGTGGCAGCCCGCGAATGACGAGTTTTGCGGAGCGCCGGGACAGACGCAGGCAATCCGGCATGCCGGGGGAGGAGTCCGTCACCAACCCCGCGACCCCTGCCCTCAGCGGCCCCAACCCAGGGACCCCCACCCTCCACGCCTCCTCCAACCCAGGGACCCCCACCCTCCACGCCTCCTCCAACCCGGGGACCCCTGGCCGCCAGGCCAGCCCAGGTGGGAGGCACCCTGAGCCGGGTACAGAGGCCTGGGAGCTGGGCGTTCGCCTGGAAGAGAAACGCAGAGCCATCGAGGCCCAGAAGAGACGCATAGAGGCCATATTCACCAGGCACAGGCAGAGGCTGGGCAAGACAGCCTTCCTGCAGCTGAAGAGAGAgcagggagaagggggaggggagggagaagaggaccCCATACCTCTGGAGGAGCGCCTCACACGCATGGAGGAGCAgctgaaagaggaggaggagaaggaggagagggagaaagggaaggagaaagcGGAAGAAGGGAGCTCCCGCCTCCTGCCACGGTTGGAGAAGCAGGTGACTTTCTCCGTGGATACGAGGAAAGGGGCGGGGAACGTGGAGGTTCCTGAGCAGGGTGGAGGGGCTGTCCTGGGGGAGTGCAACGAGGTGGTGCTGAAGCTGACGGAGGCTCTGAGGTCACTACAGGACGACATGCAGAAACTGACAcggcaacaacaacagctgatGGGTCAGAGGACCACACCCAAAACCACACCTAAAACCACACCCAGAACACCACCCAAGACGCCCAACAAATGTCTCACCCCGACCAAGAGTCCAACTCGGACCCCGACTAAAAGTCCCACCCCGACTCCGACCAAGAGCCTCAGTAAGGCCTGGATGATCCCCGCGGGTGTCAAACCCTCCTCCCCCGCTAACAACGGCTCCCGCAAAGGCCACGCCCACTTATCCTCCACTCCTCCCAAAACGCCTATGTCCTCCTCCTGCCCTGCCCCTCGCACCAAGATCcactcctcctcgtcctctgcCCCCCGTAGCCCCAAACACCACCCGCGGAcctcccacccccacccccgcccctCAGAGCTCAAGTTCCCCCCTTCGACCCGTGTTCTCACCCCCGCCCAGCACGTGGACTCCCTGCCCCACCTAAGACGGGTGTCCCCCAGCCAGTGTCAGGTGCAGACCGCCTCCTCCTTCCGTATCGGCAGCCCCCGGACCCCCAAGGACCCCCCGCCCGCCCCAGTGCCGCGGCCGGAGGAGAGTGCCTCGGACACGGGTTCTGGCGAGACACCCACCCAGTTCAGCCTggagctggaggagctggagggaggagggggaggcctGCCCGTGTTTCCCCAGAACAAGAGAGGTCCTCCTGGGGGAGGCGGCAGCAGCTCCGGTGCCCCCTCAGAGTGCTCCTTTGAGAGCGAGACGCTATCACTGTCAGCCGCGTACTGCGGAGGAGGAATGGAGGCTGGGGGAAGTGGAGCaggaggaagaacaggaggagaaGCAGGAGGAAAGCGCTGCAGTCTGATGGAGGTGTCGTTGTCATCCCTGGGAGGACCAGAGGGGGGCAGCGACGAGCCAACTGACACAGAAGGACAGGAGTTCTTCTCTGACTCCATGAGCGACCACACAGAACCAACTTCGGGAGAACCAATGGAACCTTCCGATTCTTTGGAACCCATAGTAGAACCCAGAGTAACTGCTGTGGAACCCAGAGTAAAAATGACACAGAACACAGAACTCTTGGAGCACACGATGGAACCCGTGGAGCAGACCGACCTGGAGGGAAAAGGGGGGTTGGGTTTCTTCTTCAAG gaggatGTGCGTTGTGAAGATGAGATGGCTCAGCGGAGAGCTGCTCTGTTGGAACGACAGCAGAAAAGAACAGAGGAACTGAAGAAAAGATATGAAAATGACAGAGAGAGCcg ACCACGATCTGCTGAGGAGCTGAGAGGCTGTCTCCCCCACACTCCTCCCACCTCCTGTACCCCTGCCCCTGCCGCTGGCgtcccctccctcactcccccaaGCACGCCTGGTCGTCGGGGTGATTTCACCCGGAGGGAATACGCCCATCGGCAGCAGATACGCATCATGGCCGATCTGGAGAAGGTGCTACAACAGAAGCACAACAATCAGGGACGGGGCTCCATAAAGAAGCCTCGCCCGCGACCTCAGAGTGTGACCCGTGAGGAGTCACAGCTGTCCCGCAGCCCGGCCAAGGGCCCTAtgg GTTCTAAGTTAACTAAGGTGTACTCTCATTCCTCTCTTAACTTGGCTGCTACGACTGATGATTCAGGAAACATGGCCCCGGACCAGACGGCCCCGGACCAGACGGCCCCGGACCAGACGGCCCCGGACCAGACGGCCCCGGACCAGGCGGCCCCCGACCAGGCGGCCCCCGACCAGGCGGCCCCCGACCAGGCGGCCCCGGACCAGGTAGCCCCTGACAACAATGTTCCTGACAAAAGCATCACTCGCCCAAGCAACAAACCAAG CCAACCCGATTCGCCCTGCCGTCTGATGTCACCAAGCCGGCTGGTCAATCAGAATGGGGATAAGGACTGGGAGAATGAATCCAATGGCTCCTCCCCATCCATCCCAGAATACACCG ggcCGAAACTGTTCAAAGAGCCGAGCTTCAAGTCTAATAAGTACATCATCCACAATGCGTTGTCTCGCTGCTGTCTGGCAGGGAAAGTCAACGAGACACAGAAGAACAAGATAATGGAG GAGATGGAAAAGAGTCCAGCCAACCACTTCCTGATTCTGTTCCGGGATTCCAACTGTCAGTTCCGAGCCGTCTACACCATGAGCCCCGAGGCCGACGAGCTGGTCCGGCTGGCGGGGGTGGGCCCGCGGGTCATAAGCCCCGCCCTCGTGGAGTCCATCTACAAGTACAGCTCTGACAGGAAACAGTTCAGCTGCATCCCGTCCAAGACCCTGTCGATGAGCGTGGACGCGTTCACCTTACCGGGTCACCTGTGGCACGGCAAGAGACCCAGCACGCCCAAGAAGTCCGGCACCCCGAAATGA
- the LOC105005714 gene encoding calmodulin-regulated spectrin-associated protein 3 isoform X3, which translates to MDDAGEMRKTSTVPEIKPLDQYDFNRAKVCASVRWLLAKSYGSAENVPVELRDPLYRDQYNQEHLKPSVSKLLLSPELYCRTHALLHGASQPAAQGPPGDNSALLQLLTKRGLLPWGQDGAVTESDLVHTPIKTTAHLVLIDALMSLAAMETVGKVKMAAEADHMGGGAPWENALLFWVNRLNQKLRESTEEQDAPEAPTCTDLQPVQPACPNRWYWKLVPIRYRKDKVQSKQTPTFPLVSGVKDLSNGCAIAAVLHYYCPELLPLEDVCLKDTMSVADSLYNLQMIKDFCETSLQSCCPLALEDLLYAPPTLHVNIMTFVSDLLGWFEVQKPDFVKPLQPIDLTDASGLLDCTSPVSGNSNSGSPSFIFKQPFVPISSPMSPEGNMWTKKQISRPLSAVTFSIPFGLDSDVDVVMGNPVRSASSDSLTAGVPATMTSSGMKSSGMTRVPYSPPEDLSHLVSSSAPKHSSWGPHAHSHTPPLGELPTIEEALQVSHAPGGGKGGAERGGGGGKGERGGEKKAVKRPEPRLRPEGAPAGFFLHSPEDNLTQLSSSAPCHTGMLYRPIRVDGGEGKRPRGGDGEKGEMDDRGRRSSKGSRDDDSVLRDGSMDSSEASDDAPRNAPGNVRPAHGRQGNGSVNNTGGGSPRMTSFAERRDRRRQSGMPGEESVTNPATPALSGPNPGTPTLHASSNPGTPTLHASSNPGTPGRQASPGGRHPEPGTEAWELGVRLEEKRRAIEAQKRRIEAIFTRHRQRLGKTAFLQLKREQGEGGGEGEEDPIPLEERLTRMEEQLKEEEEKEEREKGKEKAEEGSSRLLPRLEKQVTFSVDTRKGAGNVEVPEQGGGAVLGECNEVVLKLTEALRSLQDDMQKLTRQQQQLMGQRTTPKTTPKTTPRTPPKTPNKCLTPTKSPTRTPTKSPTPTPTKSLSKAWMIPAGVKPSSPANNGSRKGHAHLSSTPPKTPMSSSCPAPRTKIHSSSSSAPRSPKHHPRTSHPHPRPSELKFPPSTRVLTPAQHVDSLPHLRRVSPSQCQVQTASSFRIGSPRTPKDPPPAPVPRPEESASDTGSGETPTQFSLELEELEGGGGGLPVFPQNKRGPPGGGGSSSGAPSECSFESETLSLSAAYCGGGMEAGGSGAGGRTGGEAGGKRCSLMEVSLSSLGGPEGGSDEPTDTEGQEFFSDSMSDHTEPTSGEPMEPSDSLEPIVEPRVTAVEPRVKMTQNTELLEHTMEPVEQTDLEGKGGLGFFFKEDVRCEDEMAQRRAALLERQQKRTEELKKRYENDRESRPRSAEELRGCLPHTPPTSCTPAPAAGVPSLTPPSTPGRRGDFTRREYAHRQQIRIMADLEKVLQQKHNNQGRGSIKKPRPRPQSVTREESQLSRSPAKGPMGSKLTKVYSHSSLNLAATTDDSGNMAPDQTAPDQTAPDQTAPDQTAPDQAAPDQAAPDQAAPDQAAPDQVAPDNNVPDKSITRPSNKPSQPDSPCRLMSPSRLVNQNGDKDWENESNGSSPSIPEYTGPKLFKEPSFKSNKYIIHNALSRCCLAGKVNETQKNKIMEEMEKSPANHFLILFRDSNCQFRAVYTMSPEADELVRLAGVGPRVISPALVESIYKYSSDRKQFSCIPSKTLSMSVDAFTLPGHLWHGKRPSTPKKSGTPK; encoded by the exons ATGGATGATGCGGGTGAGATGAGGAAGACGTCCACTGTGCCGGAGATAAAACCGTTGGATCAGTACGACTTCAACCGAGCGAAGGTGTGTGCGAGCGTCCGGTGGCTACTTGCGAAGTCTTACGGTTCGGCAG AGAATGTCCCAGTTGAGCTACGGGATCCTCTGTATAGAGACCAGTATAACCAGGAACATCTAAAGCCCTCCGTCTCCAAGCTACTACTGTCCCCAGAGCTGTACTGCAGGACCCACGCCCTGCTCCATGGGGCCTCCCAACCCGCTGCCCAGGGGCCCCCGGGGGACAACAGCGCTCTGCTACAGCTTCTTACCAAGAGAGGCCTTTTGCCCTGGGGTCAGGATGGAGCCGTCACAGAGAGCGACCTGGTTCACACGCCCATCAAGacg ACAGCTCACTTGGTCCTGATTGATGCGCTGATGTCACTAGCTGCCATGGAGACGGTGGGCAAGGTTAAGATGGCGGCAGAGGCGGACCATATGGGGGGCGGAGCTCCGTGGGAGAATGCCCTCCTCTTCTGGGTCAACCGG TTGAATCAGAAGCTGAGAGAAAGCACAGAGGAACAGGACGCACCTGAAGCTCCTACCTGCACAGACCTGCAGCCTGTTCAGCCAGCC TGTCCCAACCGCTGGTACTGGAAACTGGTCCCA ATCCGCTATAGAAAGGATAAGGTTCAGTCCaagcagactccaacctttcctcTGGTGTCAGGAGTGAAGGATCTGTCTAATGGTTGTGCAATAGCTGCCGTTCTTCACTACTACTGCCCTGAGCTGCTGCCGCTGgagg ATGTCTGTCTGAAGGACACCATGTCGGTGGCAGACAGCCTCTATAACCTGCAGATGATTAAAGACTTCTGTGAGACCAGCCTGCAGAGCTGCTGCCCCCTAGCCCTGGAGGACCTGCTCTACGCCCCGCCCACACTGCAC GTGAACATCATGACCTTCGTATCTGACCTGTTGGGATGGTTTGAGGTGCAGAAACCCGACTTTGTCAAGCCTTTGCAGCCAATTGACCTGACAG ATGCCTCAGGTTTATTGGACTGCACCAGTCCTGTCAGTGGAAACAGCAACAG CGGATCGCCTTCTTTTATCTTCAAACAGCCGTTTGTCCCAATATCCTCACCTATGTCACCTG AGGGAAACATGTGGACCAAGAAACAAATCAG TCGTCCTCTCTCGGCTGTGACCTTCAGTATTCCATTCGGTCTGGACAGTGACGTGGATGTCGTCATGGGCAACCCTGTGCGTTCCGCCAGCTCTGACAGCCTGACCGCCGGCGTCCCGGCCACGATGACCTCATCGGGCATGAAGTCATCGGGGATGACACGGGTTCCCTACAGCCCCCCCGAGGACCTGAGTCACCTTGTCAGCTCCTCTGCCCCGAAGCACTCCTCCTGGGGCCCACatgcgcactcacacacacctccccttgGCGAGCTGCCGACCATCGAGGAGGCCCTGCAGGTCAGCCATGCTCCTGGAGGAGGGAAAGGAGGagcagaaagaggaggaggaggagggaaaggagagCGGGGAGGGGAGAAAAAAGCAGTAAAGAGGCCAGAGCCCCGCCTGCGTCCGGAAGGTGCTCCCGCTGGTTTCTTCCTTCATTCTCCTGAAGACAACCTCACCCAGCTGAGCAGCTCCGCCCCCTGTCATACCGGAATGCTTTACCGGCCAATAAGAGTGGACGGGGGTGAGGGGAAGAGACCGAGAGGGGGAGAcggggagaagggagagatggatgatAGGGGGAGACGTTCCTCGAAGGGCTCAAGAGACGACGACTCGGTCCTCCGCGACGGGAGCATGGATTCCTCTGAAGCCTCCGACGACGCCCCTAGAAATGCCCCTGGCAACGTCCGCCCCGCCCATGGTCGTCAAGGAAACGGAAGCGTCAACAACACTGGTGGTGGCAGCCCGCGAATGACGAGTTTTGCGGAGCGCCGGGACAGACGCAGGCAATCCGGCATGCCGGGGGAGGAGTCCGTCACCAACCCCGCGACCCCTGCCCTCAGCGGCCCCAACCCAGGGACCCCCACCCTCCACGCCTCCTCCAACCCAGGGACCCCCACCCTCCACGCCTCCTCCAACCCGGGGACCCCTGGCCGCCAGGCCAGCCCAGGTGGGAGGCACCCTGAGCCGGGTACAGAGGCCTGGGAGCTGGGCGTTCGCCTGGAAGAGAAACGCAGAGCCATCGAGGCCCAGAAGAGACGCATAGAGGCCATATTCACCAGGCACAGGCAGAGGCTGGGCAAGACAGCCTTCCTGCAGCTGAAGAGAGAgcagggagaagggggaggggagggagaagaggaccCCATACCTCTGGAGGAGCGCCTCACACGCATGGAGGAGCAgctgaaagaggaggaggagaaggaggagagggagaaagggaaggagaaagcGGAAGAAGGGAGCTCCCGCCTCCTGCCACGGTTGGAGAAGCAGGTGACTTTCTCCGTGGATACGAGGAAAGGGGCGGGGAACGTGGAGGTTCCTGAGCAGGGTGGAGGGGCTGTCCTGGGGGAGTGCAACGAGGTGGTGCTGAAGCTGACGGAGGCTCTGAGGTCACTACAGGACGACATGCAGAAACTGACAcggcaacaacaacagctgatGGGTCAGAGGACCACACCCAAAACCACACCTAAAACCACACCCAGAACACCACCCAAGACGCCCAACAAATGTCTCACCCCGACCAAGAGTCCAACTCGGACCCCGACTAAAAGTCCCACCCCGACTCCGACCAAGAGCCTCAGTAAGGCCTGGATGATCCCCGCGGGTGTCAAACCCTCCTCCCCCGCTAACAACGGCTCCCGCAAAGGCCACGCCCACTTATCCTCCACTCCTCCCAAAACGCCTATGTCCTCCTCCTGCCCTGCCCCTCGCACCAAGATCcactcctcctcgtcctctgcCCCCCGTAGCCCCAAACACCACCCGCGGAcctcccacccccacccccgcccctCAGAGCTCAAGTTCCCCCCTTCGACCCGTGTTCTCACCCCCGCCCAGCACGTGGACTCCCTGCCCCACCTAAGACGGGTGTCCCCCAGCCAGTGTCAGGTGCAGACCGCCTCCTCCTTCCGTATCGGCAGCCCCCGGACCCCCAAGGACCCCCCGCCCGCCCCAGTGCCGCGGCCGGAGGAGAGTGCCTCGGACACGGGTTCTGGCGAGACACCCACCCAGTTCAGCCTggagctggaggagctggagggaggagggggaggcctGCCCGTGTTTCCCCAGAACAAGAGAGGTCCTCCTGGGGGAGGCGGCAGCAGCTCCGGTGCCCCCTCAGAGTGCTCCTTTGAGAGCGAGACGCTATCACTGTCAGCCGCGTACTGCGGAGGAGGAATGGAGGCTGGGGGAAGTGGAGCaggaggaagaacaggaggagaaGCAGGAGGAAAGCGCTGCAGTCTGATGGAGGTGTCGTTGTCATCCCTGGGAGGACCAGAGGGGGGCAGCGACGAGCCAACTGACACAGAAGGACAGGAGTTCTTCTCTGACTCCATGAGCGACCACACAGAACCAACTTCGGGAGAACCAATGGAACCTTCCGATTCTTTGGAACCCATAGTAGAACCCAGAGTAACTGCTGTGGAACCCAGAGTAAAAATGACACAGAACACAGAACTCTTGGAGCACACGATGGAACCCGTGGAGCAGACCGACCTGGAGGGAAAAGGGGGGTTGGGTTTCTTCTTCAAG gaggatGTGCGTTGTGAAGATGAGATGGCTCAGCGGAGAGCTGCTCTGTTGGAACGACAGCAGAAAAGAACAGAGGAACTGAAGAAAAGATATGAAAATGACAGAGAGAGCcg ACCACGATCTGCTGAGGAGCTGAGAGGCTGTCTCCCCCACACTCCTCCCACCTCCTGTACCCCTGCCCCTGCCGCTGGCgtcccctccctcactcccccaaGCACGCCTGGTCGTCGGGGTGATTTCACCCGGAGGGAATACGCCCATCGGCAGCAGATACGCATCATGGCCGATCTGGAGAAGGTGCTACAACAGAAGCACAACAATCAGGGACGGGGCTCCATAAAGAAGCCTCGCCCGCGACCTCAGAGTGTGACCCGTGAGGAGTCACAGCTGTCCCGCAGCCCGGCCAAGGGCCCTAtgg GTTCTAAGTTAACTAAGGTGTACTCTCATTCCTCTCTTAACTTGGCTGCTACGACTGATGATTCAGGAAACATGGCCCCGGACCAGACGGCCCCGGACCAGACGGCCCCGGACCAGACGGCCCCGGACCAGACGGCCCCGGACCAGGCGGCCCCCGACCAGGCGGCCCCCGACCAGGCGGCCCCCGACCAGGCGGCCCCGGACCAGGTAGCCCCTGACAACAATGTTCCTGACAAAAGCATCACTCGCCCAAGCAACAAACCAAG CCAACCCGATTCGCCCTGCCGTCTGATGTCACCAAGCCGGCTGGTCAATCAGAATGGGGATAAGGACTGGGAGAATGAATCCAATGGCTCCTCCCCATCCATCCCAGAATACACCG ggcCGAAACTGTTCAAAGAGCCGAGCTTCAAGTCTAATAAGTACATCATCCACAATGCGTTGTCTCGCTGCTGTCTGGCAGGGAAAGTCAACGAGACACAGAAGAACAAGATAATGGAG GAGATGGAAAAGAGTCCAGCCAACCACTTCCTGATTCTGTTCCGGGATTCCAACTGTCAGTTCCGAGCCGTCTACACCATGAGCCCCGAGGCCGACGAGCTGGTCCGGCTGGCGGGGGTGGGCCCGCGGGTCATAAGCCCCGCCCTCGTGGAGTCCATCTACAAGTACAGCTCTGACAGGAAACAGTTCAGCTGCATCCCGTCCAAGACCCTGTCGATGAGCGTGGACGCGTTCACCTTACCGGGTCACCTGTGGCACGGCAAGAGACCCAGCACGCCCAAGAAGTCCGGCACCCCGAAATGA